In Amphiura filiformis chromosome 1, Afil_fr2py, whole genome shotgun sequence, the following are encoded in one genomic region:
- the LOC140159998 gene encoding uncharacterized protein, which yields MSFQHNCPRYDMKMYNILLIVSVLLTAGDCNVKCPIKGAGYGIKFYARKDAAIREELNIQDDWNVTSAVCSQSCLRNTECRSYQYSYNEFRCLLFPYDSVTGPEFIVYHEYPGYVFYDSVPTRQNRQEHHIGKCLNNLCENGASCMPDCSNRGYYCNCASGYRGDLCQTGYFHEPLLVQEIYGPAVHGSKGFTYDNDHYLVVGAWQDVDDSGNSIVGKNVIYKYNKDSGDYEHFQYLYYGGETTHYNAFEIDNQMYIFQCNHRDIDDLQNTESKLYVYKDPLEAGNENKTCENLLGIEDGSIHDDRMTASTVGCWGAYEGRLNYQSGHGAWIAGANDYDQWIAVDLGYLQTVTGLVTQGRHGANQWVTSYTVEYSEDGVTWFPVNTTDGVIETFTGNSDWSSPVYNYFNQTQFAQHIKIRPTAWYGHICMRFDVIGCDADTPFEVHQTFATRGAYATTFVRDNYGHPYFFISNMQTDTDNYDTTSEVFKWYTRYSQFYTIQEIDTKGATRSAMFDIDDVLYVAIPFFKGQSSGFSVPSELWKRGESYEYMGCYLDEEDRAMTGDNYTSSDLTIDSCIAWCRQLGHPFAGMQSASYCICGDSDYDVYGVRSDGECNSACTGDSSEACGAAWRNSVYRTEPSWEKVQNLPGTDSGGGANSIDYFEHGGSHYTVITRFHDESSCDHAILICIWNAGNGEFDAHQTLTVTGCFVESTVFKVQDDTFLIAANNRQFYDVTSEDEYAAENTIYKTGRATWDWDVFWRDEELYLVQGNERNHNNTVEGEALLKIYHWE from the exons ATGAGTTTTCAACATAATTGTCCAAGATATGATATGAAAATGtacaacattttgttaattgtatCAGTTTTGTTGACCGCTGGTGATTGTAACGTAAAATGCCCAATAAAAGGAGCTGGTTATGGAATCAAGTTTTATGCCAGAAAGGACGCTGCAATAAGAGAAGAGTTAAAC ATCCAAGATGACTGGAATGTAACCAGCGCCGTTTGCTCCCAATCCTGTCTTCGGAACACCGAGTGTCGATCTTACCAGTATTCTTACAATGAATTCAGATGTCTCTTGTTTCCATATGACTCAGTAACGGGACCAGAATTTATAGTTTATCACGAGTATCCGGGATATGTGTTCTATGATTCAGTACCAACGCGGCAAAACAGACAAGAG CATCACATTGGGAAATGCCTCAACAACCTTTGTGAAAACGGTGCTTCGTGTATGCCGGATTGCTCAAACCGAGGCTATTACTGTAACTGTGCATCAGGGTATAGAGGAGATTTGTGTCAAACag GTTATTTCCACGAGCCACTCCTTGTACAAGAAATATACGGGCCTGCTGTGCACGGTAGCAAGGGGTTCACATACGACAATGACCATTACTTGGTCGTGGGCGCATG GCAAGATGTTGATGATTCTGGCAATTCAATTGTGGGCAAGAATGTGATCTATAAATACAACAAAGACAGCGGAGACTATGAGCATTTCCAATATCTCTACTATGGAGGTGAAACCACTCACTACAATGCCTTCGAAATCGACAACCAGATGTACATTTTTCAATGCAACCATAGAGATATTGACGACTTACAAAATACAGAGTCAAAGCTCTATGTTTATAAGGACCCATTGGAAGCAGGAAACGAAAACAAAA CATGTGAAAACTTATTAGGCATAGAGGATGGGAGCATACACGATGATCGCATGACTGCATCTACTGTTGGATGTTGGGGTGCCTATGAAGGTCGACTTAATTACCAATCAGGGCACGGTGCGTGGATCGCAGGAGCAAACGATTATGACCAATGGATTGCCGTTGATTTGGGATATCTTCAGACAGTGACAg GTCTTGTGACACAAGGTCGACACGGGGCGAATCAATGGGTGACTAGTTATACAGTTGAATACAGTGAAGACGGTGTGACGTGGTTCCCTGTAAATACTACCGACGGGGTAATAGAG ACATTCACTGGTAATAGCGACTGGAGTTCTCCTGTGTATAACTACTTTAATCAGACGCAATTTGCTCAGCATATCAAGATTCGACCAACAGCCTGGTATGGTCACATCTGTATGAGATTTGATGTTATTGGATGTGATG CCGATACACCTTTTGAGGTGCACCAGACATTTGCAACAAGAGGTGCATATGCTACAACGTTCGTTAGAGATAATTACGGACACCCATACTTCTTCATATCTAATATGCAGACCGATACTGATAACTATGACACCACTTCTGAAGTCTTTAAGTGGTATACCAG ATATTCACAATTTTACACAATTCAAGAAATCGATACTAAAGGGGCGACAAGATCAGCGATGTTTGACATTGATGACGTTCTTTATGTTGCCATACCGTTTTTCAAAGGCCAAAGTAGCGGATTTAGTGTGCCGTCTGAACTATGGAAAAGAGGGGAATCTTATG AATACATGGGATGTTACCTTGATGAGGAGGACCGTGCAATGACGGGCGATAATTACACATCGTCTGATCTAACCATTGACTCTTGCATCGCTTGGTGTCGCCAGCTAGGGCATCCGTTTGCTGGTATGCAAAGCGCGTCGTATTGCATATGTGGAGATTCCGATTATGATGTTTATGGAGTTCGTAGTGACGGAGAATGTAACTCGGCTTGTACCGGAGATAGCAGTGAAGCCTGTGGAGCAGCCTGGAGGAACTCAGTTTACAGAACCG AACCCTCTTGGGAAAAAGTTCAGAATCTACCCGGAACTGATTCTGGTGGTGGTGCTAATAGTATCGATTATTTTGAACATGGAGGATCACACTACACAGTAATTACTCGTTTCCATGATGAATCAAGCTGTGACCATGCCATACTTATTTGCATTTGGAATGCTGGGAACGGCGAGTTTGATGCCCACCAAACTTTGACGGTTACTGGGTGCTTTGTTGAGTCAACCGTATTTAAG